The DNA segment TATAGCGAGGAGGAGTTCTTCGACGACCTCCTGCGGGTGACCAAGGGCAAGACCGACGAGCCGCTGGCGCGCTTCATGATCGCCGAATCGAAATCGATGCTCGGCTGGATCGAGGAGCAGGGCGTGCGCTGGCAGCCCTCGCTCGGCGGCACGCTGTCGCTGGGGCGCACCAACTCGTTCTTCCTCGGCGGCGGGCGGGCGATGCTGAACGCGCTTTACCGGACCGCCGAGGATCTCGGCGTCGAGATCCGCTACGAGGCCGAGGTCACCGACATCGACATCGAGGACGGCCGGTTCCGCTCGGTCACGGTCGGCGGCGAGACTTTGCGGGCCAAGGCCCTGGTCGCGGCGGCGGGCGGCTTCGAATCCAATATCGAGTGGCTGAAGCGCTACTGGGGCGAGGCGGCCGAGAACTTCCTGATCCGCGGCACCCGCAACAACAAGGGCACGATCCTGCGGCTCCTGCTCGACAAGGGCGTGCAGGAGGTCGGCGACCCGACGCAGTGCCACGCGGTGGCCATCGATGCCCGCGCGCCGAAATACGACGGCGGCATCATCACGCGGCTCGATTGCGTGGTCTTCGGCATCGTCGTCAACCGGCAGGCCGAGCGCTTCTACGACGAGGGCGAGGACATCTGGCCGAAGCGCTACGCGATCTGGGGGCGGCTGGTGGCGGCCCAGCCGGAGCAGATCGCCTACATCCTGTTCGACGCCTCATCGCTCGAGCTGTTCATGCCCTCGCTCTATCCGCCGATCAGCGCGCCGAGCATCCGCGCGCTCGCCGGCAAGCTCGAGCTCGATGCGGATGCGCTCGAGCGGACCGTCTCGACCTTCAACGCGGCGGTACGCCCCGGCACCTTCGACGACACCATCCTCGACGATTGCCGGACCGAGGGGCTCACCCCCCCGAAGACACATTGGGCGCGGCGGATCGAGAAGGCGCCGTTCTACGCCTATCCGGTGCGGCCGGGCATCACCTTCACCTATCTCGGCGTGCGGGTGAACGAAGAGGCGCGGATGATGCTGGCCGATGGCGGGCGCGCCGCGAACATGTTCGCCGCCGGCGAGATCATGGCCGGCAACGTGCTGGGCGAAGGCTACGCCGCGGGCATCGGGATGACCATCGGCGGGGTTTTCGGACGCATCGCCGGGCGCGAAGCGGCAAGGAGTGCGCTGTCATGACGGATTTCTCGTTCCTGCGCGACACGGTGGGCACAGGTCCGGCCGGCACGGCCGGCTCCACCGCCCATCACGCCACGGCGGTGCTGGCCGAGGCCGACCGGCTGATGACCGTCTGCAATTCCTGCCGCTATTGCGAAGGGCTCTGCGCCGTCTTCCCGGCGATGGAGATGCGGCGCTCCTTCTCCGACGGGGACCTGAACTATCTCGCCAATCTCTGCCACAACTGCGGGGCCTGCTATTACGACTGCCAGTTCTCGCCGCCGCACGAATACGCGGTGCATGTGCCGGCGACGTTGGCGCAGGTGCGCACCCAATCCTATGCCCACTACGCCTGGCCGCGGGCCTTCGCCGGCATGTTCGAGCGCAACGGGCTGTTCATCGCGATCGCGCTCGCGCTCGCGGTCACGGTCTTCGTCGCCGGTTTCGTCGCCTGGACCGATCCGGCCGTGCTCTTCGGCAGCCACACCGGGCCCGGCGCCTTCTACCGGCTGATGCCGCACAACACCATGGTGGCGATCTTCGGGCTCGCCTTCCTCTATGCGCTCGTCGCGATCTGGATGGGGGTCCGGACGTTCTGGCGCGATATCGGGACACCCGAGGCGTCGCTGCGCGATCCCGGCTCGCTCTGGCAGGCGCTGAAGGATGCCGGGAGCCTGCGCTATCTCGACGGCGGGGGGGCCGGCTGCATGAACGAGAGCGAGCGGCCGAGCGACCGCCGCAAGCTCTACCACCACCTGACGTTCTACGGCTTCATGCTCTGCTTCGCCGCGACCTCGACGGCGACGCTCTATCATTACCTCCTCGGCCTCGAGGCGCCCTACCCCTGGTATGACCTTCCCGTGCTGCTCGGAACGGCCGGCGGCATCGGGCTGATCGTCGGCCCCATCGGCCTGATGGCCGAGAAGCGGCGGCGCGATCGCACGCTGCGCGAGGGCACGCCCTACGGCATGGACATGGCCTTCCTGCTGATGCTGCTCCTGACCAGCGTGACAGGGCTCGGCCTGCTCGTCCTGCGCGCCACGCCGGCCATGGGCCTCCTGCTCGCGCTGCATCTCGGCGTCGTCTTCGCGCTCTTCGTCACCATGCCCTATGGCAAGTTCGTGCACGGCATCTACCGGTTCCTGGCGCTCGTGCGCGCGGCGCAGGAGCGGCACCGCGCCTTCGCGCCAGGGGCGGCGGGCAAGTGAGCGGGATCGCGCCGATCAACCGCCCACGCGGTCACGCACCGCCCGCCGCGCCGTGGATCGAGGCGCAGGAGAGGCGCATGACGAGTTCCGTCGGCAGGATGATCTTGCGCACATCGTCCGGCCCGGAATTGTTGATCCTGGACAGCATGAGCTCGGCGGCAAGCTCCCCGGTCCGCGCATGGTCCCACCGGATCACCGACAGGGGCGGCGAGTGGATCGTCATCAGATCCGTGTCGCCCAGGCTGATCAGCGACAGGGCTTCGGGAACTCCGACCCCCAGGGCGCGGGCGGCCTGCACGACACCGACCATCTCGTTGGCGCCGGCGATGATGGCCGTGGGCGGGGACTTCGCGCTGAGGAAGCCATAGGCCACCCTGTAGCCGTATTCCGGGGAGTTTCCCCGGAAAGCGGTCCATGCCTCGTCGACCGGAAGCTGGAAATCCTCGAAGGCTTTCCGAAAGCCTCTCGCGCGCTCTCGCCCGGGGCGGGTTTCGCGCGAGACCGTGATGAGACCGATGCGCCGATGCCCCAGCGTCAGAAGATAAGTGACCGCCTGATAGACGCCGCTGAACTGATCCGTGAAGGCGCAGTCGATTCCCAGCGACATTTCCCGCTCGAGCAACGTCACGGGCATGCGCAGCTTCGACAAAGCTTCGATGATCCTGGGATCGTTCTCGTCGCTGACCGTCATGATGCAGCCTTCCAGGCGGCGGCTGTCGAACATCGACAGGATCTCGACCTCGCGGTTGATGTCTCCGTTGCTCGCCGCCAGGACGATCACATAGCCGGCCTTGCGAAGCACGGCCTCGGCCGCGCTGATCGCCGTCATGAAGAGCTTGTTGGTGATGTCGGCTAGGATGCAGCCGACCATCATCGTCGCGTTCGTCCGCAGGCTCTGCGCGATCACATCGGGAACATAACCCAGATCGCGCGCCGCCGTGAGCACGCGCAAGCGAATACCGGCAGCGACCTTGGCATTGTTATTGATGACGCGGGAGACCGTGCCGACCGACACTCCCGCTGCCAACGCAACGTCGCGTATTGTGACCCTAGCTTTGGCTTCTGGAGTCTTCTTACGTCCAGGCATTGCACTATTCGCGTTTCGGAAGGACTAGATGCACGGTTTCCAGGCAAATAGCAAACAAGAGCGCCCCCTCGACGCTGCCCGGCTCCGCGCCTCATGACCAGCCGTCAATTGCGGAGACGGCCCGCCGTCTTTCCTGCATCGCGCAGGATTTCGCGCGCGGCCGCGACCATGGCC comes from the Bosea sp. (in: a-proteobacteria) genome and includes:
- a CDS encoding LacI family DNA-binding transcriptional regulator; the protein is MPGRKKTPEAKARVTIRDVALAAGVSVGTVSRVINNNAKVAAGIRLRVLTAARDLGYVPDVIAQSLRTNATMMVGCILADITNKLFMTAISAAEAVLRKAGYVIVLAASNGDINREVEILSMFDSRRLEGCIMTVSDENDPRIIEALSKLRMPVTLLEREMSLGIDCAFTDQFSGVYQAVTYLLTLGHRRIGLITVSRETRPGRERARGFRKAFEDFQLPVDEAWTAFRGNSPEYGYRVAYGFLSAKSPPTAIIAGANEMVGVVQAARALGVGVPEALSLISLGDTDLMTIHSPPLSVIRWDHARTGELAAELMLSRINNSGPDDVRKIILPTELVMRLSCASIHGAAGGA
- the tcuA gene encoding FAD-dependent tricarballylate dehydrogenase TcuA, which produces MTEARQSERYDVIVIGGGNAALCAAISARREGARVLVLEASDAFWRGGNTRHTRNMRCAHDAATASLSGPYSEEEFFDDLLRVTKGKTDEPLARFMIAESKSMLGWIEEQGVRWQPSLGGTLSLGRTNSFFLGGGRAMLNALYRTAEDLGVEIRYEAEVTDIDIEDGRFRSVTVGGETLRAKALVAAAGGFESNIEWLKRYWGEAAENFLIRGTRNNKGTILRLLLDKGVQEVGDPTQCHAVAIDARAPKYDGGIITRLDCVVFGIVVNRQAERFYDEGEDIWPKRYAIWGRLVAAQPEQIAYILFDASSLELFMPSLYPPISAPSIRALAGKLELDADALERTVSTFNAAVRPGTFDDTILDDCRTEGLTPPKTHWARRIEKAPFYAYPVRPGITFTYLGVRVNEEARMMLADGGRAANMFAAGEIMAGNVLGEGYAAGIGMTIGGVFGRIAGREAARSALS
- the tcuB gene encoding tricarballylate utilization 4Fe-4S protein TcuB is translated as MTDFSFLRDTVGTGPAGTAGSTAHHATAVLAEADRLMTVCNSCRYCEGLCAVFPAMEMRRSFSDGDLNYLANLCHNCGACYYDCQFSPPHEYAVHVPATLAQVRTQSYAHYAWPRAFAGMFERNGLFIAIALALAVTVFVAGFVAWTDPAVLFGSHTGPGAFYRLMPHNTMVAIFGLAFLYALVAIWMGVRTFWRDIGTPEASLRDPGSLWQALKDAGSLRYLDGGGAGCMNESERPSDRRKLYHHLTFYGFMLCFAATSTATLYHYLLGLEAPYPWYDLPVLLGTAGGIGLIVGPIGLMAEKRRRDRTLREGTPYGMDMAFLLMLLLTSVTGLGLLVLRATPAMGLLLALHLGVVFALFVTMPYGKFVHGIYRFLALVRAAQERHRAFAPGAAGK